A DNA window from Anaeromicrobium sediminis contains the following coding sequences:
- a CDS encoding zinc ribbon domain-containing protein translates to MHCKNCGHEIEENDKFCSSCGYSAVENKEKRSFNEETKTIENKNFKNIRIKVLRVSAYIFGVYGFLMIIGNWINSSGPHNSVNGTHILRMFIGIVLMILARLVVIKTKDKQDEKKDYSRNSYETKNANDVEKIKDKKWRRKILLFSVIAIVIIAIGSGILSQNFARFTFKELPEEIACSSAEQKFLGNWVGQDEEGNIGYIRFGNDTKFEMTYPKKNRSMSGKYLIEDSNTINFYPTKVDGEIVVERIEIKDKFYFEDDNTFALSHNDSSAVFKRDENDSLNSNENAKINKIISKEEAIQILMNAKCVEDMTVNRPSEEEITIENINNEEYYRIPLTFTYSFTDETGSIRTRTTSEGTYYVNTQTRDLYIDKGNGLEYLYTHEYEVFDLGNESLNSKGNELIDSDGNIFNYLGLTKEDILDLFGTNYESVYSHIGEIWEYYDSQISFWIRNNKVIRIECLSGNVNGVQIGMKFSEIKSILGEPTTEGFDGIIQEWDICYQIDDVLLTFYSDAEDGVSKKVLIEKQDN, encoded by the coding sequence TTGCATTGTAAAAATTGCGGTCATGAAATAGAAGAAAATGATAAGTTTTGTTCATCATGTGGATATTCAGCAGTTGAAAATAAAGAGAAAAGAAGTTTTAATGAAGAAACTAAGACTATAGAGAATAAAAATTTTAAGAATATTAGAATAAAAGTTTTAAGAGTGAGTGCTTATATATTTGGTGTTTATGGATTTCTAATGATAATTGGAAATTGGATAAATAGTTCAGGACCGCATAACTCGGTTAATGGAACTCATATATTAAGGATGTTTATAGGAATTGTTTTAATGATTTTAGCAAGGTTGGTAGTTATCAAGACAAAAGATAAACAGGATGAAAAAAAAGACTATTCTAGAAATAGTTATGAAACTAAAAATGCTAATGATGTTGAAAAAATAAAGGACAAAAAATGGAGGAGAAAAATACTTTTATTTTCAGTAATAGCAATAGTAATTATAGCTATTGGAAGTGGAATCTTATCACAGAATTTTGCTAGATTTACATTTAAAGAATTACCAGAAGAAATAGCTTGTAGTTCTGCTGAACAAAAATTTTTAGGAAATTGGGTAGGACAAGATGAAGAAGGAAATATTGGATATATTAGATTTGGAAATGATACAAAATTTGAAATGACTTACCCTAAAAAAAATAGAAGTATGAGTGGAAAATATTTAATAGAAGACTCAAATACTATAAACTTTTACCCTACAAAAGTAGATGGAGAAATAGTAGTAGAACGTATAGAAATAAAAGATAAATTTTATTTTGAAGATGATAATACTTTTGCACTTAGTCATAATGATTCTTCAGCTGTATTTAAGAGGGATGAGAATGATAGTTTAAATTCTAATGAAAATGCTAAAATAAATAAAATAATTAGTAAAGAAGAAGCAATTCAGATTTTAATGAATGCTAAATGCGTAGAAGATATGACAGTAAATAGACCTTCTGAAGAAGAGATTACGATAGAAAATATTAATAATGAAGAATACTATAGAATTCCATTAACATTTACATATTCATTTACAGATGAAACAGGATCAATTAGAACTAGAACGACAAGCGAAGGTACGTACTATGTTAACACTCAGACTAGAGATTTATATATAGATAAAGGAAATGGATTAGAATATCTTTATACTCATGAATATGAAGTATTTGATTTAGGGAATGAAAGTTTAAATTCTAAAGGTAATGAACTTATAGATTCAGATGGCAATATTTTCAATTATTTAGGATTAACTAAAGAAGATATTCTTGATTTATTCGGAACTAATTATGAATCTGTATATTCTCATATTGGTGAAATTTGGGAGTATTATGATTCTCAGATATCCTTTTGGATTAGAAATAATAAGGTGATTCGTATAGAGTGTTTAAGTGGGAATGTTAATGGGGTTCAAATTGGAATGAAATTCTCTGAAATTAAAAGTATTTTAGGAGAACCAACAACTGAAGGTTTTGATGGAATTATTCAGGAATGGGATATATGTTATCAAATAGATGATGTTCTACTTACTTTTTATTCTGATGCTGAAGATGGTGTTTCTAAAAAGGTATTGATAGAGAAACAAGATAATTGA
- a CDS encoding BrxA family protein, translating to MADVLVNGNGEESKIVALNLVMKNNLLFSEFVKEVYLAKSKAKEKSITKTDIAEFFERKKKQSPVVASWKPYVFRKLGQVYINSLYNVGLLKCALRRNKSSIEINKSKIKYIKNNAID from the coding sequence ATGGCTGATGTATTAGTTAATGGTAATGGGGAAGAAAGTAAAATAGTAGCTTTAAATCTAGTAATGAAGAATAACTTACTATTTAGCGAGTTTGTTAAGGAAGTTTATTTGGCAAAGTCAAAGGCAAAAGAGAAGAGTATTACAAAGACTGATATAGCAGAGTTCTTTGAAAGAAAGAAAAAACAAAGCCCTGTTGTTGCTAGTTGGAAGCCATATGTTTTTAGAAAGCTAGGACAGGTGTATATTAATAGTCTTTATAATGTGGGTTTGTTAAAGTGTGCTTTAAGGAGAAATAAGTCAAGTATTGAAATTAATAAAAGCAAAATTAAATATATAAAAAATAACGCTATAGATTGA
- a CDS encoding WG repeat-containing protein produces MFCTNCGYKMGEEDEFCSSCGHAKKEETIRKNSKDRNLNVENQKKYNRKTKIFLSIPIIFSVIVIASVVFFHSVEKYGFKQSFGEQLNTSEQNLFPIYINDKFGYIDEDGEVVIEPKFYDFSDLTGRHNDDYDFHEGLSCVGIKEGENIKYGFINKKGEFAIKPIYDEARNFYNGLASVIIGSKKAFINKKGEIVFEHEFHRVDNFSEGLAYFEDSSLDKLPNYGFIDKKGEIKIKGLQRLATITKFEEDYLPLVANKFIDKNGNDHLGFKKDYVIYSNFSEGLALIKLGDKYGYIDKTGKIVIDPQFEEGRGFSEGLAAVKMNGKWGFINKNGLLVIPNSFNYVFDFSDGMAAFSNNEYEGIEHHTKDHKLGFINNEGKIVIKPEIPIELNFLTHGDSWLVSNMYRFRNGLAYVPMDGLKTNGSYTSRKYGYINKKGKCIWSENIKKDYTYTNQFNSESTIIYMNKYNEIIEEAKEPLNKCFNIYIEQDVEKFLKGIDLFGEFQNLRNTCEKYGVDYDEFIEEVKVILGISNQEVIDSANEYLSTVYFVPVNARGATTQIDFRPCSDNFVGTDREYIRVINLDDRGWVIYSPELIFEVYELLFNDFTNYEDFMIIDNDYIKDEDTPEFALKKLYKSIHDKDIELFIKLMDYKGEFNDLEELCENYHKDYEVFIKEGKQYLEDINMNFGEDWFSNMKYIIPHNGTTSILPVNINGYNNIHMMLNIKNKGWVLGISEKGDNFYDEIYDILEN; encoded by the coding sequence ATGTTCTGTACAAATTGTGGTTATAAAATGGGTGAAGAAGATGAATTTTGTTCTTCATGCGGACATGCTAAAAAGGAAGAGACAATAAGAAAAAATAGTAAAGATAGAAATTTAAATGTAGAAAATCAAAAAAAATATAATCGTAAAACAAAAATATTTTTATCTATACCAATTATCTTTTCAGTAATTGTTATAGCGAGTGTTGTTTTTTTTCATAGCGTTGAAAAGTATGGATTTAAGCAGTCATTTGGAGAACAATTAAATACATCAGAACAAAACTTATTTCCGATATATATAAATGATAAGTTTGGATATATTGATGAGGATGGAGAAGTTGTAATTGAACCTAAATTTTATGATTTTAGTGACTTAACTGGACGACATAATGATGATTATGATTTTCATGAAGGTTTATCATGCGTAGGAATAAAAGAAGGGGAAAATATTAAATATGGTTTTATTAATAAAAAAGGAGAGTTTGCTATAAAACCGATTTATGATGAAGCTAGAAATTTCTATAATGGACTTGCTTCTGTAATTATTGGTAGTAAGAAAGCGTTTATAAACAAAAAAGGAGAAATTGTTTTTGAACATGAATTTCATAGAGTAGATAATTTTTCAGAAGGATTGGCGTATTTTGAAGATAGTTCATTAGATAAACTTCCGAATTATGGGTTCATAGATAAAAAAGGTGAAATTAAAATTAAAGGGCTACAAAGGCTAGCAACTATTACTAAATTTGAGGAAGACTATCTTCCACTTGTTGCAAATAAATTTATTGATAAAAACGGTAATGATCATCTTGGATTTAAAAAAGATTATGTGATATATTCAAATTTTTCTGAGGGATTAGCACTAATAAAATTAGGTGACAAATATGGATATATTGATAAAACTGGTAAAATAGTTATTGATCCTCAATTTGAAGAAGGAAGAGGATTTTCAGAAGGTCTAGCAGCTGTGAAAATGAATGGTAAATGGGGTTTTATAAATAAAAATGGTTTATTAGTTATTCCTAACAGTTTTAACTATGTATTTGATTTTTCTGATGGAATGGCTGCATTTTCAAATAATGAGTATGAAGGTATAGAGCATCATACAAAAGATCATAAGTTAGGATTTATAAATAATGAAGGTAAAATTGTAATTAAACCAGAAATTCCAATAGAACTAAACTTTTTAACACATGGAGATAGTTGGTTAGTTTCTAATATGTATAGATTTAGAAATGGGTTAGCTTATGTACCAATGGATGGATTAAAAACAAATGGATCTTATACCAGTAGAAAATATGGATATATAAATAAGAAAGGTAAATGTATTTGGTCTGAAAATATTAAAAAAGATTATACTTATACAAATCAGTTTAATTCAGAATCAACAATTATTTATATGAATAAATATAATGAAATTATTGAAGAAGCTAAAGAACCCTTAAATAAATGCTTTAATATATACATTGAACAAGATGTAGAAAAATTTTTAAAAGGTATTGATTTATTTGGTGAATTTCAAAATTTGAGAAATACATGTGAAAAATATGGTGTAGACTATGATGAATTTATTGAAGAAGTAAAAGTGATTTTAGGAATATCTAACCAGGAAGTTATAGACAGTGCAAACGAGTATTTATCAACTGTTTATTTTGTGCCAGTTAACGCAAGGGGCGCAACTACTCAAATTGACTTTAGACCATGCTCAGATAATTTTGTTGGTACAGATAGAGAATATATACGTGTTATAAATCTAGATGATAGAGGTTGGGTTATTTATTCTCCTGAGCTGATTTTTGAAGTGTATGAATTGCTGTTTAATGATTTTACAAACTATGAAGATTTTATGATTATTGATAATGATTATATTAAAGATGAGGATACACCAGAGTTCGCATTAAAAAAATTATATAAATCTATACATGATAAAGATATTGAACTTTTCATAAAACTAATGGATTATAAAGGAGAATTTAACGATTTAGAGGAACTATGTGAAAATTATCATAAGGATTATGAAGTGTTTATTAAAGAAGGAAAACAATATTTAGAAGATATCAACATGAATTTTGGTGAAGATTGGTTTAGTAATATGAAATATATTATACCTCATAATGGAACTACTTCCATATTACCGGTTAATATTAATGGATATAATAACATTCATATGATGCTTAATATTAAAAATAAAGGCTGGGTATTAGGTATAAGCGAAAAAGGTGATAATTTTTATGATGAAATATATGATATTTTAGAAAATTAA
- a CDS encoding Crp/Fnr family transcriptional regulator translates to MEYGNNNANDIDHIAFKNRMMIGLNNIHTVTRDMIDELYRLTTYKMVKKGEYFVRAGEIPDSLAYNINGLFRLYYVDREGNDFTKGFSVPGIFTMSYSAMVENRESFYSIEALRDSEILMLKYKALLDLADRDIRWYAFLFKYVEKMYMMKELREKTFLLDDATKRYLDFIKRYPTLVKEIKKYHIASYLRITPETLSRIRKKI, encoded by the coding sequence ATGGAGTATGGAAATAATAATGCTAATGATATAGATCATATAGCCTTTAAGAATAGAATGATGATTGGACTTAACAATATTCATACTGTGACAAGGGATATGATTGATGAACTCTATAGGCTGACTACTTATAAAATGGTTAAAAAGGGAGAATATTTCGTTAGGGCAGGAGAGATACCAGATTCCCTAGCCTATAATATAAATGGTCTATTTAGGCTGTATTATGTTGATAGAGAGGGAAACGATTTTACTAAGGGATTTTCTGTACCAGGTATTTTTACTATGTCATATAGTGCTATGGTTGAAAATAGGGAGTCTTTTTATTCGATTGAGGCTTTAAGGGATTCAGAAATACTGATGTTAAAATATAAGGCGTTGTTAGATTTAGCAGATAGGGACATTAGATGGTATGCTTTTCTTTTTAAGTATGTGGAGAAGATGTATATGATGAAGGAACTGAGGGAAAAAACCTTTTTACTTGATGACGCAACCAAACGTTATCTAGATTTTATTAAGAGATATCCTACCTTAGTAAAAGAAATAAAAAAATATCACATTGCCTCATATCTAAGGATTACCCCAGAGACTTTGAGCAGAATTAGGAAAAAAATTTAA
- a CDS encoding right-handed parallel beta-helix repeat-containing protein: MMEEKKWITLILCIALFLLIFQASTFAEEQETEKLVYVAPNGNDDGQGTIEDPFKTAHRALEEMKQFSGRKSIVFRGGDYYFTETLVIDLETYGNNVHLSAYPGETPVFTSGMKLENFRKLNKTDHIWESLTSDQREHIRVAEIPEEMNDVENIVDKYSHWVDRGRVDLSSNLVTHRNERKLSIEAEMWLPSSEKQVAYFNVSIDKYADTNYEKDLLMRIYSSDWNTNLLPVKKIIDKLLLTEVAGTYKLVAYEFGEEKAAWLENVIEGVDNPNKWVINSFENKLYIWPAREDFQVSIPLLDELIRIEGSDVDPMTSLEKPIKDITIKGITFTNGNRPNWEKNDAGAQHDWAMLDKGNALLRFRGVDNSLVTECNFTKSGGVGVRYDLYAKNNQVIDNNFSYLGCEAIHFGGYGIGVKDDNRDNIIKNNEIHHIGMIKWDAPAIVIWNSGYNTISGNIIHDIPEKAILLSAPRSRSFTKETPLREQAWSLARWFEMKESDTTRINRDGSELVGNEMTFDEEIAQYYRFNRGNTIEENTFYNVLSADGIIYITAQGIGGANRIVGNNFVNMHMSPSEGMVWPQGEEISRNQYLIFADGFLGDLVIQENIFAYSESLFWPIFIPLWYGEGDVSSNVFYKVEANYDFVENYINPGFAEDEDYPVTLNLTKVYDNIILDDREHDDDDGLSSTTYNRIIKRLSSSIPGITKKQQQEIYNHMIEEY, from the coding sequence ATGATGGAAGAAAAGAAATGGATTACCCTGATATTATGTATTGCATTGTTTTTGCTTATATTTCAAGCATCTACTTTTGCAGAGGAACAAGAAACAGAAAAGCTCGTTTATGTAGCGCCAAATGGCAATGATGACGGACAAGGTACTATTGAAGACCCATTTAAAACAGCACATAGAGCACTTGAAGAGATGAAGCAATTTTCAGGAAGAAAATCAATTGTATTCAGGGGTGGTGACTATTATTTTACTGAGACATTAGTTATTGACCTTGAAACATATGGGAATAATGTACATCTTAGTGCTTATCCTGGAGAAACACCTGTGTTCACATCGGGTATGAAACTTGAAAACTTTCGAAAATTGAATAAGACAGATCACATATGGGAATCACTGACCAGTGATCAAAGAGAGCACATTAGGGTGGCTGAAATTCCTGAAGAAATGAATGATGTTGAGAATATCGTAGATAAATACAGCCATTGGGTCGATCGAGGCAGAGTAGACTTGTCTTCTAATCTTGTGACTCACAGAAATGAAAGGAAACTTTCAATCGAAGCGGAAATGTGGCTACCATCATCCGAAAAACAAGTAGCATATTTCAATGTTTCTATAGATAAATATGCTGATACTAACTATGAAAAAGACCTTCTGATGAGGATATACTCGTCAGACTGGAATACGAACCTGTTGCCAGTAAAGAAAATCATAGACAAGCTATTGCTTACAGAAGTTGCCGGTACGTATAAACTAGTTGCATATGAGTTTGGAGAAGAAAAAGCTGCTTGGCTTGAGAATGTAATAGAGGGAGTTGACAATCCAAACAAATGGGTGATTAATTCTTTTGAAAACAAACTGTATATATGGCCTGCTAGGGAAGACTTTCAGGTATCAATTCCTTTGTTAGATGAGTTGATAAGAATAGAAGGTAGTGATGTTGATCCTATGACATCATTAGAAAAGCCAATAAAGGATATAACCATAAAGGGCATTACATTTACAAATGGTAATCGTCCAAACTGGGAAAAAAATGACGCAGGTGCGCAACATGACTGGGCAATGCTTGATAAAGGAAATGCGTTGCTAAGATTCAGGGGCGTAGATAATTCACTTGTTACTGAATGTAATTTCACTAAGAGCGGAGGTGTGGGGGTTCGTTATGACCTCTATGCTAAAAATAACCAGGTTATAGATAATAACTTCTCATATCTTGGATGTGAAGCTATACATTTTGGTGGATATGGTATTGGGGTAAAAGATGATAACAGAGATAATATTATCAAGAACAATGAGATTCATCACATTGGTATGATCAAGTGGGATGCTCCTGCAATTGTCATTTGGAACAGTGGGTACAATACAATCTCAGGTAATATCATACACGATATTCCTGAAAAAGCTATTTTGCTGTCCGCACCCAGAAGCAGAAGTTTCACCAAAGAGACTCCGTTAAGGGAGCAGGCATGGTCCTTAGCAAGATGGTTTGAGATGAAGGAATCTGATACAACAAGAATCAATAGGGATGGCAGTGAACTGGTAGGAAACGAAATGACTTTTGATGAAGAAATCGCTCAGTATTACCGTTTCAATAGAGGTAATACAATAGAAGAAAATACCTTCTATAATGTGCTGAGTGCAGATGGGATTATCTATATTACTGCCCAGGGTATTGGTGGTGCAAATCGTATTGTTGGCAATAACTTTGTCAATATGCATATGTCACCTTCAGAAGGTATGGTATGGCCTCAAGGTGAGGAAATCTCAAGAAATCAATACTTGATATTTGCTGATGGCTTCCTTGGAGACCTAGTTATTCAAGAGAACATTTTTGCCTATTCAGAATCCCTGTTTTGGCCTATTTTTATTCCTCTATGGTATGGTGAAGGGGATGTATCATCTAATGTGTTCTATAAGGTTGAAGCAAACTATGATTTTGTGGAAAACTATATAAATCCTGGATTTGCTGAAGACGAGGATTATCCAGTGACATTAAACTTGACGAAAGTTTATGACAACATAATTCTGGATGATAGAGAGCATGATGATGACGATGGCTTGAGTAGTACAACGTATAATAGGATTATAAAGAGACTAAGTAGCTCCATACCAGGAATAACAAAAAAACAACAGCAAGAAATTTACAATCATATGATAGAGGAATACTAA
- a CDS encoding SDR family oxidoreductase, producing the protein MKKNIVLITGGSSGIGLEMAKQMDKLGYTILICGRSEKKLDLVKKQVPSLHTYVCDVTDSKDRIALFNKINDQFGQLDMLINNAGSANRYLFNMEDMEQLERYMDDDYEINQKVPILMAKLFQPLLEKSKGTIVNVTSALVYVPVFTKASYCSNKAALHSLTKTLRHQLKDRGIHVREILYPEVNTPFQQGDVSDRAIMPDEAAALAIKGLMEGKDEIHVKGAELIYKMYRSDSKKAFETLSSSIPKNVEEMLY; encoded by the coding sequence ATGAAGAAAAATATAGTATTAATAACAGGCGGAAGCTCAGGTATAGGATTGGAAATGGCAAAGCAGATGGATAAGTTAGGCTACACTATTCTTATATGTGGCCGTAGTGAGAAAAAACTTGACTTAGTAAAAAAACAAGTTCCTTCCCTTCATACTTATGTATGTGATGTTACAGATTCTAAGGATAGAATAGCTCTGTTTAACAAAATCAATGACCAGTTTGGACAACTGGATATGCTAATCAATAATGCAGGGAGTGCCAATAGATATCTTTTTAACATGGAAGATATGGAGCAGCTTGAAAGATATATGGATGATGATTATGAGATTAATCAAAAAGTACCTATACTAATGGCAAAATTATTTCAACCTCTTCTTGAGAAAAGTAAGGGAACTATTGTGAACGTTACATCGGCATTGGTTTATGTCCCGGTATTTACTAAAGCTAGTTATTGTTCTAACAAAGCCGCACTACATTCATTGACAAAAACCTTGCGACATCAGCTAAAAGATCGAGGTATTCATGTTAGAGAAATACTATATCCCGAGGTTAATACTCCATTTCAACAGGGTGATGTATCCGATAGAGCTATTATGCCAGATGAAGCTGCAGCTTTGGCTATTAAAGGTTTGATGGAAGGGAAAGATGAGATTCATGTAAAGGGAGCTGAATTAATATATAAAATGTATAGAAGTGATTCTAAAAAAGCATTTGAAACATTGAGCAGCTCTATACCAAAGAATGTTGAAGAAATGCTGTATTAA
- a CDS encoding tetratricopeptide repeat protein, with translation MPLVDTAIRCLTRFFAIHTGRYLGSKIDEAVEKSRQKQEEEQRLAEQRKRGAFWGGIRYAQRSMYKEALQEFQRAYDLGLQSNSCKYNLGICHTHLGNYEQAISYLKDTINMEGAKETLASAYICVGIKNDEILNFLIGMREIENYSIGAEAQIRNIIDTIHVELANYFVINPSKLDDEKIVILKDVLNQNEINDSYIIAICKYYFNKQDYSSVIHYVEKLQKKLSDIEMIKIYAISLKNAKDKSEKALEVYNDYLRIEPENYSMRLYVGEIFHLREEYEKEIELYKYGISIDKTNSLIKMNMAKGYMKINEIDKAIVEIQSIMNSAQDNYGINTSDLHKLLGICFMKKGMYRICLKQFLLCDNKVDVLEYLYLLGQMFEKKSDMEDARICWEEIYSVDSTYKDISTKLT, from the coding sequence ATGCCTTTAGTTGATACAGCTATTAGATGTTTAACAAGATTTTTTGCAATTCATACAGGAAGATATTTAGGAAGTAAAATAGATGAAGCTGTGGAAAAATCAAGACAAAAACAAGAAGAAGAGCAAAGGTTAGCAGAACAACGCAAGAGAGGTGCTTTTTGGGGGGGGATAAGATATGCTCAAAGAAGTATGTATAAAGAAGCTTTACAGGAATTTCAGAGAGCGTATGATTTAGGATTACAGTCAAATTCATGTAAATATAATTTAGGTATATGCCATACTCATTTAGGAAATTATGAGCAGGCAATATCATACTTAAAAGATACGATAAACATGGAGGGTGCTAAAGAAACATTAGCAAGTGCATACATATGTGTTGGAATTAAAAATGATGAAATATTAAATTTTCTGATTGGTATGAGAGAAATAGAAAACTATTCTATAGGAGCAGAGGCACAGATTAGAAATATAATAGATACAATTCATGTTGAATTAGCCAATTACTTTGTCATAAATCCAAGTAAATTAGATGATGAAAAAATAGTAATACTAAAAGATGTTTTAAACCAAAATGAGATTAATGATAGCTATATTATTGCAATTTGTAAATATTATTTTAATAAACAAGATTATAGTAGTGTTATTCATTATGTAGAAAAATTACAGAAAAAACTAAGTGATATAGAAATGATAAAGATATATGCTATCTCATTAAAAAATGCTAAAGATAAAAGTGAAAAAGCTTTGGAAGTTTACAATGATTACCTTAGAATTGAACCAGAAAATTATAGCATGCGTTTATATGTTGGTGAAATATTTCATTTAAGAGAAGAGTATGAAAAGGAAATTGAGTTATATAAATATGGGATAAGTATAGATAAAACGAATTCATTGATAAAAATGAATATGGCGAAAGGATATATGAAAATAAATGAAATAGATAAGGCTATAGTAGAAATACAAAGTATTATGAATTCAGCACAAGATAATTATGGCATTAATACATCAGATCTTCATAAACTTTTAGGAATATGTTTTATGAAAAAAGGTATGTATAGAATTTGCTTGAAACAATTTTTATTGTGCGATAATAAAGTTGATGTATTAGAATATTTATATTTATTAGGGCAAATGTTTGAAAAAAAATCAGATATGGAAGATGCAAGAATTTGTTGGGAAGAAATATATTCTGTAGATTCTACTTATAAAGATATTTCGACAAAATTGACTTAA